The Salminus brasiliensis chromosome 3, fSalBra1.hap2, whole genome shotgun sequence genome contains a region encoding:
- the rplp1 gene encoding large ribosomal subunit protein P1 — MASVSELACIYSALILHDDEVTVTEDKLNALIKAAGVTIEPFWPGLFAKALASVDIGSLICSVGAGGAAPAPAGAGGAAPAAGDAPAKEEEKKEEKKEESEESDDDMGFGLFD, encoded by the exons ATGGCCTCTGTCTCCGAGCTCGCCTGTATTTACTCCGCACTCATCCTCCACGATGACGAAGTCACTGTCACA GAGGACAAGCTGAACGCCCTGATCAAGGCTGCTGGAGTGACCATTGAGCCTTTCTGGCCTGGTCTGTTCGCCAAG GCTCTGGCCAGTGTGGACATCGGCAGCCTGATCTGCAGCGTGGGTGCTGGTGGCGCTGCCCCTGCTCCCGCTGGTGCTGGtggagctgctcctgctgctggtgACGCACCAG CcaaggaagaggagaagaaagaggagaagaaggaggagtcTGAGGAGTCTGATGACGACATGGGCTTCGGTCTCTTCGACTAA